The proteins below are encoded in one region of Fimbriimonadaceae bacterium:
- the ssb gene encoding single-stranded DNA-binding protein yields the protein MSLNRVILIGRLTRDPELRSTTTGKNVANFGIAVDRRFKGQDGVDVDFFNVSAWGSTAEFCANYLGKGRLVAVDGRLQTRKYTTNEGVNREVTEIIADNVQGLDRPREDGEAPRAEAGGKPVPAEDEFDPFAED from the coding sequence ATGAGCCTTAACCGCGTTATCCTAATCGGTCGTCTCACAAGAGACCCGGAACTTCGTTCGACCACAACGGGCAAGAACGTCGCCAACTTCGGCATCGCTGTTGACCGAAGGTTTAAGGGGCAAGACGGCGTAGACGTCGACTTCTTCAACGTTTCGGCATGGGGTAGCACCGCTGAGTTTTGCGCGAACTACCTTGGCAAAGGTCGGCTGGTCGCGGTCGACGGGCGGCTTCAGACTCGAAAGTACACGACTAATGAAGGCGTGAACCGTGAGGTCACAGAGATCATCGCCGATAACGTGCAGGGCCTTGACCGACCCCGAGAAGACGGCGAAGCTCCTAGGGCCGAAGCTGGCGGAAAGCCTGTGCCTGCCGAGGACGAGTTCGACCCGTTCGCAGAAGATTAA
- a CDS encoding bifunctional phosphoglucose/phosphomannose isomerase: MSQLNDPSFVKRLDPKGMYDLTVAFPDQCDEAIALSKAAKMVKPLSRPNLAILTGLGGSAAGGDFVRALFEEQGSCGFFVNRDYSLPTFVNEETLIFAVSYSGNTEETLAAYHDAKKKNASIVAITSGGQLAEMARDDGYPLIIVPGGRPPRTALAYLALPVVVVAEEMGLIPAQDYAGLLDCLRKCSRLWSVDVPLEQNPPKVLATKMQGLVSVLYGLGSWQGLVASRWKSQINENAKCMTFANTFPELCHNEILGWVKADEQGVKQWLTIVLQDGSESAKMKKRAEVVARLTANVTKTETVTAVGNDLLQKMLSLAFFGDFVSIYLAALNGVDPENIDSINTLKAELSKVP, translated from the coding sequence ATGTCACAGCTCAATGATCCGAGTTTTGTAAAGCGATTAGACCCGAAAGGAATGTATGACCTTACGGTCGCTTTTCCGGATCAGTGTGACGAGGCCATAGCGCTTAGCAAGGCCGCTAAGATGGTTAAGCCTTTGAGCCGCCCAAACCTGGCGATTTTAACCGGCTTGGGCGGATCGGCTGCGGGCGGCGACTTCGTCCGGGCTCTCTTTGAAGAACAAGGCTCGTGCGGCTTCTTCGTTAACAGGGACTATTCCTTGCCGACTTTCGTCAACGAGGAGACGTTGATCTTTGCGGTCAGCTATTCCGGCAACACCGAAGAAACCCTCGCGGCATATCATGACGCGAAGAAGAAGAACGCTTCGATCGTTGCGATCACGAGCGGCGGCCAACTGGCCGAAATGGCGCGCGATGACGGCTATCCGCTGATCATCGTGCCGGGTGGGCGGCCTCCGCGGACTGCGCTCGCCTACCTCGCATTACCTGTGGTCGTGGTCGCGGAGGAGATGGGGCTGATCCCCGCGCAAGATTATGCGGGGCTTCTAGATTGCCTCAGAAAGTGCTCGAGACTCTGGAGCGTCGATGTGCCGCTTGAGCAAAATCCTCCTAAGGTGTTAGCCACCAAGATGCAGGGTCTTGTGTCGGTCCTTTACGGCCTTGGATCGTGGCAAGGTTTGGTGGCGAGCCGTTGGAAGAGTCAGATTAACGAGAACGCGAAATGCATGACGTTCGCGAACACCTTCCCCGAGTTGTGCCACAACGAGATCTTGGGCTGGGTCAAAGCCGATGAACAGGGCGTGAAGCAGTGGCTGACCATCGTGCTACAAGACGGCTCGGAAAGCGCCAAGATGAAGAAGCGCGCAGAGGTTGTCGCGCGACTCACGGCAAACGTCACAAAAACCGAGACGGTGACCGCTGTGGGCAACGACCTCCTCCAAAAAATGCTTTCCCTCGCATTCTTCGGCGACTTTGTCTCGATTTACCTAGCCGCGCTTAACGGGGTAGACCCCGAAAACATCGATTCGATCAACACGCTTAAGGCCGAGCTATCTAAAGTCCCTTAG
- a CDS encoding HD domain-containing protein translates to MTLKEVKANPQVRHLIDGANALLSSMGYTEHGHRHVGIVSSITRYILENIGVPDREVELGMIAGYLHDIGNVINRHDHPISGANIAYNILNGMGMPPEDIAPILGAIGNHEELLGTPTSTIGAALIIADKSDVHRSRVQNPIMESFDIHDRVNYAVTKSRVEMNQETKVIGLVLELDSQFASVMEFFEIFLSRMVMCRKSAAIFGYRFTLSANETLLE, encoded by the coding sequence GTGACCCTCAAGGAGGTCAAGGCAAATCCTCAAGTCCGCCACCTAATTGACGGGGCCAACGCATTGCTCTCGTCCATGGGTTATACAGAGCATGGGCATAGGCATGTGGGCATTGTTTCGAGCATTACCCGTTATATCCTGGAAAACATTGGAGTCCCCGACCGAGAGGTGGAACTGGGGATGATCGCCGGTTACCTACACGACATCGGCAACGTGATCAACAGGCACGACCACCCGATCTCAGGCGCCAATATCGCTTATAACATCTTGAACGGCATGGGCATGCCTCCGGAAGACATAGCCCCAATTCTTGGTGCAATTGGCAACCATGAGGAGCTTCTTGGCACACCCACAAGCACAATTGGAGCCGCACTCATCATTGCGGACAAGAGCGACGTCCACCGGTCTAGGGTGCAGAACCCGATTATGGAATCGTTCGATATTCATGACCGTGTTAACTATGCGGTAACCAAAAGCCGGGTGGAGATGAACCAGGAGACAAAGGTTATAGGGCTTGTGCTCGAACTCGATTCCCAGTTTGCAAGCGTGATGGAGTTCTTTGAAATCTTCCTCAGTCGAATGGTTATGTGCCGGAAATCCGCTGCCATCTTCGGGTACCGCTTTACGCTGTCAGCTAACGAAACCCTCTTAGAATAG
- the rpsF gene encoding 30S ribosomal protein S6 yields MNSRKYEAFYIVSPNMSDDEVAKVAGDFKGIVEKNGGTVESAEKWDKRKLAYEIEGHREGNYILMHFEAPASVPAELSRLMRISDNVIRHRIYLRDEKV; encoded by the coding sequence ATGAACTCAAGAAAATACGAAGCGTTCTACATCGTATCGCCGAACATGTCCGACGACGAAGTGGCGAAGGTCGCCGGCGATTTCAAAGGAATCGTCGAAAAGAATGGTGGGACCGTCGAGTCCGCCGAAAAGTGGGACAAGCGGAAGCTTGCCTACGAAATCGAGGGGCACCGCGAAGGAAACTATATCCTTATGCACTTCGAGGCGCCTGCCAGCGTTCCCGCCGAGCTCTCCCGCCTAATGCGGATTAGCGATAACGTCATTCGTCATCGGATCTACCTTCGCGACGAGAAAGTATGA